In Colletotrichum higginsianum IMI 349063 chromosome 3, whole genome shotgun sequence, a genomic segment contains:
- a CDS encoding Berberine-like protein, with protein sequence MVRLSGLAAFAAATLASCAQAQVQGNLETCLETAGLITSFPETNASFPNDVRSWQRRITPTPAGVAWPRTTEEVAAALACAREAKVRVAARDGGHCYGSYSLPEAGLTVNMTHFQEVSYDEASGLLTYGGGGLVSPVVSWLWKTHGARFPHVRANMVGLVGSSIGGGFGSLSRMLGTPMDFLEGATYMLYNGTVVKTSRTENPDLFWALQGAGSSYGIILSLTTRTWKPEHPQAINYTITLTDNSLEAGADALLAIQDHYLTGQWPDELTMRWSLTAPPYTGSGFYWGNPDDFDDILAPLVAKLPAGTRLDRTVQDFWAVENVATPSIDIPVDTFPPRSFYLQALVLREDQPFTKASATALYNFTTVAFNRTDLTKFGFIDLWGGEPTRTLSDDDTSFAHANSLWLIRWEGRLAAGLTEFPADGIQYMQDGFEPFKKQLAAEGVPLRGFVNYRDTALAVDQWSERLYGKNYAKLQQLKTVYDPEGIFTAHPQSIPLPGQQPPAAVN encoded by the coding sequence ATGGTCCGCCTCTCCGgtctcgccgccttcgcggcGGCCACGCTCGCCTCGTGCGCCCAGGCGCAGGTCCAGGGGAACCTCGAGACGTGCCTCGAGACGGCCGGCCTCATCACGTCGTTCCCCGAGACCAACGCCTCGTTCCCCAACGACGTCCGCTCGTGGCAGCGCCGCATCACGCCGACcccggccggcgtcgcctgGCCGCGCACGACggaggaggtcgccgccgccctcgcttGCGCCCGGGAGGCCAAGgtccgcgtcgccgcccgcgacggaGGCCACTGCTACGGCTCCTACAGCTTGCCCGAGGCCGGCCTCACCGTCAACATGACGCACTTCCAGGAGGTCAGCTACGACGAGGCCTCCGGGCTGCTCAcctacggcggcggcggcctcgtcagCCCCGTCGTCAGCTGGCTCTGGAAGACGCACGGCGCCCGCTTCCCCCACGTCCGCGCCAACAtggtcggcctcgtcggctcctccatcggcggcggcttcggctcGCTGTCCCGCATGCTCGGCACGCCGATGGActtcctcgagggcgccacCTATATGCTCTAcaacggcaccgtcgtcaaGACCTCGCGCACCGAGAACCCGGACCTCTTCTGGGCCCTCCAGGGCGCCGGCAGCTCCTACGGCATCATCCTGAGCCTCACCACCCGCACCTGGAAGCCCGAGCACCCGCAGGCCATCAACTACACCATCACCCTCACCGACAACTCcctcgaagccggcgccgacgcgcTGCTCGCCATCCAGGACCACTACCTCACCGGCCAGTGGCCCGACGAGCTGACGATGCGCTGGTCCctgacggcgccgccctacaccggctccggcttctACTGGGGCAACCCGGACGACTTTGACGACATCCTCGCGCCCCTCGTCGCCAAGCTGCCGGCCGGCACGCGCCTCGACCGCACCGTCCAGGACTTCTGGGCCGTCGAGAACGTCGCCACGCCCTCCATCGACATCCCCGTCGACACGTTCCCGCCGCGCAGCTTCTACCTgcaggccctcgtcctccgcgAGGACCAGCCCTTCACCAAGGCCTCGGCCACCGCCCTCTACAACTTCACCACCGTCGCCTTCAACCGTACCGACCTGACCAAGTTCGGCTTCATCGACCTCTGGGGCGGCGAGCCCACCCGCACCCTgtcggacgacgacaccTCCTTCGCCCACGCCAACAGCCTCTGGCTCATCCGCTGGGAgggccgcctcgccgccggcctgacCGAGTTCCCGGCCGACGGCATCCAGTACATGCAGGACGGCTTCGAGCCCTTCAAGaagcagctcgccgccgagggcgtgcCCCTGCGCGGCTTCGTCAACTACCGCGACAccgccctggccgtcgaCCAGTGGAGCGAGCGCCTCTACGGCAAGAACTACGCcaagctgcagcagctcaaGACCGTCTACGACCCGGAGGGCATCTTCACCGCCCACCCGCAGAGCATCCCCCTGCCGGGCCAGCAGCCGCCCGCTGCCGTCAACTAA